Within Dermacentor albipictus isolate Rhodes 1998 colony chromosome 3, USDA_Dalb.pri_finalv2, whole genome shotgun sequence, the genomic segment ATagcagccatgcctgctgctatgtcagTATGGCGTCGAGACTGTAGGTGCACAAGACagaattttagaacgcagataatcgagcaagcttcaagacaggcgaagtttcgcttacccagcaCAACAAACTGCTGCTATCCAGCGCGCCCAACGTtgcgcttcgtgaggccttgaaggaaaatggtggaatctgatgttgggattcaggccttcttgttcctggcagcccacgacgcagcagTAACGATGGTAACACTTTCTCGAGGCTGAGCTAGATCTCTCCAGATCGacgtcgccgattccttctgcttccagcattacatcccacggcacacggagagtctgTTTTCATTTAACTATATGCTGCGGCCACCTCGCAgtgtggtcggcgtggtctgtgagaagtgacaaaagtgcgaatcgacgcaaaactcgggctagaaacgtgctccgccacagccagggctcaatactacccaagctggtactacccagataacgtttctCGCCGCCACCAGgcaccgctactatacctcaaactccagcgcaagatgCCATTCAATTTGTTTCACTGAGTGCAGTGCACAGAGTGGTGGttggcatgtacagccccataattcaattaaagtttaacacttctgccacgatgtaaTGTGCTTGCTCGTGCCGATCCGCACGAGCAAGAACTAGTCCACAAAGTGCCAAGGGCAAATCGAATGGACCAACGTTCGTGGCATGCGGATCGATGGCATGCCTTACCAACAGACATTTACCAACAGGCAGGTATGCGAACTATTGCGACAATTCCAGATCACTTCGCAGTCGCTGTGTTAAGGTTTAATTAAAGCAGACGTCCAATTACAGCCTTCCGAGTGCTATTTTTACAAATTTGGCTAGAACTGTATGTAGCACCCAAGTCGGGCGCTGGAAAATCACGAACCCACTAGCCCAACAGTCTAAATGTGTTGATCATTTTTACTGCGTGAAATGTTTAGGATGTGGATACACAAAATACAGCATTTTTCTGCACCAGCATACTGTTATGCTCCATGTGTGTTGATCAAATGTGCACATTTGGGAAACCTTACCAAGGGTGGGAGTACCTGCTGTTGCAGTACATGAGCTGACAGTTGTAGTCTTCACTATGTTTCAGTACTTTGTGTTCTGTTAAGTGTACACTGGCAGCAGAACAATATTTTTATTTACATTTGCAGCACCTCTAGCTGTTCCCCTTGAAGAAATGCGAGATCAACTGGTCACAGGCATGCCCAGGTGTGATGGCTTCTTCAATGACTGCATTTTCCAATTCagctgtgcaagcagcaatgccTGGATGACTACGCAGCTGACGCTCAAGCTCTGAGCCCACATAAGTCCACAGCCAGCGCACTCGCTGCTGTTGACGGCGCTTGCCCAGCTCCCCATTGGGCTCAAGGGCATCCCTGTAGTTTTGCACAACATCCCATAATTCGGAGATGCCCACATTCACCTTTGCAGACACTTGGAGAACCTGCACAAAATGTATGCAGCATGTACAAAAAAGTAGTGACATCACTGAGAGAGAACAAAGTAGTCGTCTTCCCCACTTAATCTTGGAGTGCTAcctccagtggcgtagctaggtcgtctggcacccggggcccataggtcttctgccccccccccccccccccctaccccggTTGTAgacgaggaaggcgaggatatcaacaagttccgggtgtcttcagacgtatatgacacccccccgctggctccttgcacccggggcccacggccccccggcccccccctgttgctacgccactggctaccTCTAATGCTCGATTATGTTCTTGTTTTGTAAGTGCATTGCTGTCTCTGCAAAACCAAAAGAACGCACCTTGGGTCTCCACAGGTGACTCCGGGGCTTCATGAACTTGAGAGCACTGACATATTCGGCGGCCATGCGCCTGCACTCGGGAATGTTATCACCATCAGCCTTTGTCACAGCTATGAGGTCGGCCATTTCTACTATGCCTCTTTTAACACCCTGCAGTTCATCACCACCTCCAGGTGGTATGAGCAAAAGGAACAAGTCCACCATGTCTGCCACGATGTACTCGCTCTGTCCTACACCTGCACACATTGCAAAAGTGTCCGTCTCCTTGCCCCAGCCAAAGCACCAtcacattaagaggaagctttagctcaggcccaactccaacgtggcctattcaaatacatataaaatgcaaaaacatttttttgagagaacccctggactgattttgatgaaatttgttgcatttgagagtgaCAGTTAAATCCTAGTGATTGTTGAAAGCAGagtttcgatttagggcctgaatattgttaaaataattttcaataATTCTTAAGTTTGAAAAagacagaagcacgaagtttataaatgaatagctctgcatcaagaacaggtattgcagttctgtaaatgacatccattagaccattcaaagcagacaaattctatatgtcattttatatcttatgtgagtttgttacattgtgtacaagggttctgcaaaagttgcatttccatattgctaaattttttcagatgtatgtgtaacatatcaattttgtccgctttaggtatactatcagatgcaattcacagaattgcaatATTGTTTtgcattgctgagttagagttttaaacttcacagtttcgttttctgaaaatctgcgatttttgccaatatttattAAAATATAGAAGACCTAAACCGAAAATTGGAAatgaacagtcactagatttcaagctttttttcttttaaatgcaacaaacctcgtcaaatttcgtgCAATGGTTGCAGataaaaacaaattctccttttacatgtatttagataagagcacccgagctaaagcttcctcttaagcactgCTTCTAGCGATACTTGTGCCAGGATCCCTAATATAACATCTTTACACATTTATGACAATTAACACCAACTGCGGGCTGTTCCCGCAGGACAAAACACACATGACCACACTAGCAGAAAAATGCGTGCTGCATGCCAACAGCTGCTACAGAATGCacatttcaaaaaaaagaaaggtagtgttagatacgggaccttttcctgagcctccttcaagttcaccagaccacatcgaatcgtgCCACAGCCAATTAAGGAgtgcaga encodes:
- the LOC135919911 gene encoding methylmalonic aciduria type A protein, mitochondrial-like isoform X4, with the protein product MIQLTRDPNAYIRPSPTRGHSGGVTRTTCDAIQLCECAGYNVVLVETVGVGQSEYIVADMVDLFLLLIPPGGGDELQGVKRGIVEMADLIAVTKADGDNIPECRRMAAEYVSALKFMKPRSHLWRPKVLQVSAKVNVGISELWDVVQNYRDALEPNGELGKRRQQQRVRWLWTYVGSELERQLRSHPGIAACTAELENAVIEEAITPGHACDQLISHFFKGNS
- the LOC135919911 gene encoding methylmalonic aciduria type A protein, mitochondrial-like isoform X2 → MLLVQVTSRVLRAMPKPLCQLNTKRGSCVSAATEAIESERIRRLFDGLTAGDRASLAQSITLVESTARKDHDEAQELLQLVLQENKGRRKAHQLGSFRIGSLLGDKTRMIQLTRDPNAYIRPSPTRGHSGGVTRTTCDAIQLCECAGYNVVLVETVGVGQSEYIVADMVDLFLLLIPPGGGDELQGVKRGIVEMADLIAVTKADGDNIPECRRMAAEYVSALKFMKPRSHLWRPKVLQVSAKVNVGISELWDVVQNYRDALEPNGELGKRRQQQRVRWLWTYVGSELERQLRSHPGIAACTAELENAVIEEAITPGHACDQLISHFFKGNS
- the LOC135919911 gene encoding methylmalonic aciduria type A protein, mitochondrial-like isoform X3, giving the protein MNFIQGSLLGDKTRMIQLTRDPNAYIRPSPTRGHSGGVTRTTCDAIQLCECAGYNVVLVETVGVGQSEYIVADMVDLFLLLIPPGGGDELQGVKRGIVEMADLIAVTKADGDNIPECRRMAAEYVSALKFMKPRSHLWRPKVLQVSAKVNVGISELWDVVQNYRDALEPNGELGKRRQQQRVRWLWTYVGSELERQLRSHPGIAACTAELENAVIEEAITPGHACDQLISHFFKGNS